From the genome of Sulfurimonas paralvinellae:
CACCGTCCATCTCGATGATGTCCATGTGCCGTCCCTCTTTTGCCATGATGCAGTTGGAGCATTTGTCACAGGGTTGATGACTCATTCCCTCTTCACAGATAAGCGCTTTTGCAAAGATACGGGCTGTTGAAGTCTTACCGCTGCCTCGAAGTCCGGAAAAGAGGTATGCGTGAGAGAGGCGGTTGGCATCAAGTGCCAAAGAGAGTGTCTGCGCAATAGTTTCTTGACCAATAAGTTCATCAAAATTCGACGGACGATATTTTCGTGCTAATACTTCATGTGCTTCTTGCAAAATGAGAACTCCTCTAGTTATTAAAAAGATTTTATCATTTATAGAGTTAAAAAACACTATAATTATCTACAATGAAAAAATTTAATGAATTACGTGCACAAAACAATCAGTTTATATATAAATCTTATAAAATTTCAAAAAATGAAACGGAAATCTCTTTAGAGTTTCACTATCAACTCAAAGAACAAGAGCAGACAACGGATTTTCATCACCGACTTGTCTTGCCAAAAGATGAGAAGATCGTGACAGAGACAAATATGGACAATATAGTTTTTCATATAGGTCTTGCCGAAGCGATAAGCTACTATAAAATAGCAGTGCCGCAAACCTTCATTATTGAGTGCGGGAATCTCTGCGAGTCGCAAAAAAAGTGGTTTCAAAAGCTCTATTTTAACGGTCTTGGTGAGTTTATCTATCTTAACAAGATCGAAGTGACACAAGATGACCTCGTAGAGTTCATCGCTTTGCCGACAGAGGGTTTTGCAAAGATAGCAGTGCAGACACGTGAGAACAATATCATTCCAATCGGCGGCGGAAAAGATTCGCTTGTGAGTTATGAGCTTTTAAAAGAGGCTTTTCCCGAGTCGCTGCTTTTTTCCATGAACCCGATCGTCGCTTCAAAAAAGATACTTGACAAACATCCTTCTCACGCAATAGAGCTGCGACGTGAGCTTGATCTTGAGAAGATATTTGACTTCAACAAGCGGGGCTATCTCAACGGGCATATACCTTTTTCATCCATTGTCGGTTTTATTTCCATCTGGCTTGGACTGCTGACAAAAACGAAGTACATCGTTCTCTCGAACGAATCAAGTGCCAATGAAGAAAACATCGTTTACAACGGACAAAAAATCAACCATCAGTATTCAAAATCCATAGAGTTTGAGAATGATTTTCGAGCGTATGTTTCAGAGTATATTACCGAGGATGTGGAGTATTTCAGCTTTTTGCGTCCGCTTGATGAGATACACATTGCCAAGCTTTTCAGCGTTGAAGCGCGTGAGCACTTTTTTGATTTTCGCAGCTGCAATGTCGGAAGCAAAAAGAATGAGTGGTGCGGCAAGTGTCCGAAGTGTCTCTTTACCTACATCATGCTCTGCAACTATATCGATGATGCAACGCTGCGTGAGATATTTGGCAAAGATATGCTGGATGACCCTGAACTTCAAGAACTTTTTGATGGGCTCAGCCAGAGTGATGCCGTCAAACCTTTTGAGTGCGTGGGAACCTATGATGAAGTCAATTATGCACTCTCGAAAAAGTACAACAGTTACAAAAAAGAGGAGCTGCCATATCTGCTGAAAAACTATAAGCCGCAAGAGATGCATTATAATCTTGCAGTTGATTACGATGGGCAAAATAATCTGCCGCAAAAATTTAAAGAGGTGCTGCGTGAGCATGTTGAACGACTTAGTTTCTGACCTTGAACAGTATAAAAAGATAGCGATTTTCGGTTATGGCGTTGAGGGAAGGTCCTTTCATGCTTTTGCTGAGAAATATCTGCCTGATGTTGCCATCAGCATAGTCGATAAAAATTATGCAGATGATGATAATTATCTCGATGGTCTGCGTGAGGCAGAGCTTATCGTAAAATCTCCCGGAATCTCTTTACATACGCTTGGTATCGATTATGATGCATACAATTTTACCTCGATAACGGAACTTTTTTTAAAACATTTCGGCTCACAAATTATCGGTGTGACGGGAACAAAAGGTAAAAGTACACTTGTAACGCTTATAGATTCTATGCTTAAAAACGCAGGAAGAAAATCACTTCTATGTGGTAATATCGGTATCTCCCCACTGCAGGCGATAGAGACGATAGATGAAGAGACAACGGTTGTTATGGAACTCTCTTCCCATCAACTCCATCATGTCAACCACTCCCCTCACATAGCTGTTTTGACAAATCTTTTTCCTGAACATTTGGACTATTATGAGGATCTGGCTGATTACTATGAAGCAAAGTTCAATATCTTCAGACATCAAAATGCTAGAGATATCTTTATCTATAATCTGCAAAATCCAAATAATTACTTTGATACTGAAAAAGCGCCAAGCAAGCATACATACAATGTTTTTGCAAATGAGCTGAAGAATGAGGTTCAGTTTAACATTAAAAATGGCTACATCCATCATGCGACATTGCAGATACTTGAAAAATTGGCAGAAATTTTAGAGATAGATGAGAGTACCTTTATGAAGACGGTTACAACATTTCAAACCCTGCCACATCGTTTGGAATTTGTAGATGAGATTGATGGCGTGAGCTATATAAATGACTCGATCTCGACCATACCGCAGGCATCTATGGAAGCGATGAAGATCTTGAAAAATGTTGATACGATAATTCTTGGCGGTTATGACAGGGGAGTTGACTATAGTGAACTTGTGAACTTCCTGCGTGAGAGTAATGTGAAAAATATTATCT
Proteins encoded in this window:
- the murD gene encoding UDP-N-acetylmuramoyl-L-alanine--D-glutamate ligase, encoding MLNDLVSDLEQYKKIAIFGYGVEGRSFHAFAEKYLPDVAISIVDKNYADDDNYLDGLREAELIVKSPGISLHTLGIDYDAYNFTSITELFLKHFGSQIIGVTGTKGKSTLVTLIDSMLKNAGRKSLLCGNIGISPLQAIETIDEETTVVMELSSHQLHHVNHSPHIAVLTNLFPEHLDYYEDLADYYEAKFNIFRHQNARDIFIYNLQNPNNYFDTEKAPSKHTYNVFANELKNEVQFNIKNGYIHHATLQILEKLAEILEIDESTFMKTVTTFQTLPHRLEFVDEIDGVSYINDSISTIPQASMEAMKILKNVDTIILGGYDRGVDYSELVNFLRESNVKNIICFSDTGKQIYEKINEEENNKHLFYMHDLRESVKKAGECAREIVLFSPAASSFNSYKNFAERGEEFKSLVNNLKG